The Acipenser ruthenus chromosome 26, fAciRut3.2 maternal haplotype, whole genome shotgun sequence genomic sequence GCCAAACaggagtaaaaaaaatgtaatactgttttATTAACTTCAAAAACATCTTAGCATTCTAAACATACAAAAATGAAATTATACCTTAGTTGCAGTCTTTTAAGTACAGGATTTGTAACATCAACTGCTGCACTCACTCCCCACTTCAAAAAAAGTGGATTATCCTACAACACCCGTTTAAAAACTGCacttaagggaaaaaaaaaaaaaaaaaaaaaaaaaaaaaaaatccacataaaATATTTCATGCTATTTCACACCCTTCCTGTACTGAATTGCTGCAGAATGCTAGTTCAATATATACAGAAAGACAACTTTTACGCTAGAGATACCCCAATGTAGTGTAGACACTGGCCTCATTTACAGTGTACACCAAAAGCTATTGTTGCTCCTTCACCACTGGGAAGCAGCCGTGAAGGAGCGCAAAAGCTTAAAGCAAGCACTACAATATTGATACAAGTCTCTTACAAACTAGATATCTGTACAATTTAAAACCCAAGATAATCTAAGTCAATAACCATACAGTTACACACCAccttacaaaaagaaagaaataaaaagcaaTGCTAGAAATTGTTTAAATGCTTTCTGTTACACAACCAACATAATACATAGAGCAAGGAGAACACTTGAGATTCAGAGTGTTGACATATACAAAACACACAACTgaattaatttcttttttttttttttttaaaccattaataTACAAAGCAGTTGAATTTTCAAGTTTCAAAACTGTTGCAGCTTTTTCACAACTGTCAGACTTGGCTGCAACTAAATCTGCTTAAACTTACAGTACTGAGTCCACAAAGGAAGGATGGGGAGAGGGGACCAACAATGCAATGTGTGTTTTCCCTACCCTacagtagggttaccatatggctccagattaaccggacgctttgagacagaccgggatttcaaaattccccccaaattgaaagtaattcacgtataaatgagctccacctttgctgagattaatcctgctgtggtggaattgcttgggcgcagcaaacaattcacacggatcagctgcttctgatcagatcttaatgaacgaatagctaatctatcgatagagcaacgagatgatgcgattgtatttgcagaataatatgggcgattgaattttaacaaacagaaaaaaatagcgactggctgcaattcattcttggtataatacaattatttgacgcgtatgcgggtatttaagcaccattattaattgtagccaaggatggttcatttacaccttcatttatttcaatttaggggcaagtttgaaatcccgttctgtctcacagcatccggttaatctggagccacatggtaaccctacccTATAGTAATCatgctgaaaagaaaaagaaatcaaatgGCTTATTtattcatcatcttcatcatcatcctcTTCGTCCTCCTCTTCATCTTCCTCGTCATCATCGTCGTCATCGTCCTCTTCTACTCTCTTCTTGGGGGCTGCCTTTGCAGCCGGCTTTGCAGAGTCAACCTTTCCTTTGGACTTGTACTCTGCAACGTCCTATGGGGAGGGGGATGAGAGAAAGAGTGCCGTTGTGTTAAAGCTACAGGTCTCCACAATCATTTGTGTTTCTTGGAGGGTTTGTTAGTTGCTTTCTCTGCACTACAGAAAATTGAACCCTGCGACAGCTTGAAGCAGGAGTAGGTATTACCATCACCCCGTTATAATGGGAGGGTCTGCAGCTGTATCAAAACAGCCCTTCTCAGCCAGGTCCCTTCAGCCTCTTATGTTGTGGGTCTGTACTTGTGTTACTGCACTTAAGTTGCTAGTATTAAAACCAAATACACTGATAATGGGCTGGAATccttttcagcaaaaaaaaaaaaaaaagtcacatattGTTTACCCGGGACGCTTTTATTAACACAGCGTTCCAACCAAATATACCCACAAAGGACTTGTTTTTAGACTGGAAACTATTACATCCAGTCCCCCATGAAGAACTAGGATGAGCATGTTCCTCAGATACAAagtgttatttaaaacaaacacaacataccTTCTCATATTTTTCCTTTAGCTTGCCTGCCTTGATCACATAGGGCTTTTTTGTGGCTTCAGTCAGGTTGTTCCACATCTCACCAAGCTTCTTGGCCACATCCCCAATAGTGAGGCCTGGGTTGGTAACCTTGATTTTAGGACGCTGCTCTGAGCAGAAGAGGAAGAAACCAGATCTAGAGCAAGAAAAATAAGTTGAGTATAGTGCAACACATTTCTCAAAATATAGATATCTGCAATGTTGTTGCAGTGCAGCTGTATTTATGGGACCACCTTGTATAATTGCTGAAGCGTAACAGGTAGACCACCACATTAATTTGAAtagccattttaaaaatattcaaaatataaGTAATAATCCATTAACTGCTACAAACAAATGTGACAGTTCTTTTGAGATTGTGCGGTGGCCCTCTAGCACAAGGAAAAATCAAATCACTACAAtacaaaaaatggaaaattacgtAAGATGTCAGTTTTGCCAATGACATTGAATAAGGGGGTCACCCCTGCAAGACAAAAGGCTAGTTGCACTTACGGCGGTCTCTTGGGTGCGTTGGGGTCCTTCTTTCTCTTGCCACCCTTTCCCCCTGGCTGGTAGTCTCTCATCTCATTATCGTATCGTGTCTTATCTTGTTTTGCCAGGTCATCAAACTTGGACTTCTCAGTGCTGGACATGGTCTAGAAAAAATAAACACGAAAGACTTGTAAAAAAACTAAGCCATCTAGAAATATGATCAATTCTTATGGCtaattgcaaaataaaacacaagttaTCAGCTCAACTCCAATTAGGCTAGCAATTCATCTTCCAAATCGATTTGTTTCTACAGAGATGCGGTCATGCAAGCCATTTGAAATCATTACCTTCCATCTCACAGAGCACTTCTTGGAGAACTCTGAAAAGTTCACAGGAACTTCAGGACTTTTCTTCTTGTGCTCCTCACGGCAGGTTTGCACAAAGTAAGCATAGGCAGACATCTTGCCTTTGGGCTTCTTGGGGTCTCCCTTTGCCATTTTGATAGTGTTTTCTATAAAAAGAATATTAAAGTACAGTTAATGCACCAGGTAGGCCTACTCACAACACCAATATTGCTGGTTTAGTATTACGAAGAAACCAGTAGAGAAGATTATCCCTTACAGTACACAAGTAGAGAAGGGTAAATTTTTCATAAACAAACCCAATTACTACACTTCAGCTTGTGTCTTACTGTAATAAATGGGACAGTCTTTTTTCTAAGGGCAGATTACAACTGGCTTGGGCTGCTTCAGTGAGGCGCCCACCACCACCTGTTCCTTAGGCAGTTTCAGTGCAGCCTCTGCGGCTCGCCagcaactgggggggggggggggggggttagttaTTAGATATAAAATGAACCAGGACAATTAACTAGAGAAAtggaggagaaaaaataaaaataaactgggaTTTTGTAAACTTGGAATTTCAcaagactgatttttttttttaaatatatctcgAGGTTCTTTACTCTTTCTACCGTATAtagcttaaataataattccaTATTTTACAATGAACTGCAGTAAATAAGACTTCCTAATTTAACACTCTCGTCTAGACTAGAAAAAGTTTAatataaaaatcaaatacatattttaaacgaATTAAAATGCGATCCAATTTGTCCCCCGCCATGTTTTCAGCTTGCCCCCGCCCAAGGTTaactaaatttattttattttgaaatccaGTATTAAAACTAGCCAGGGAGTGTGAACTGCCCAGCTCGCTTATCGAAAGGTAGCTAGCTAGCCTGCATGTTGCGATATACGCTGTATTCACATTGAAATTAGGCGGAGGGCTCCGCTGTAATAAAAAGCAGGTCATCAACACCAATAATTCATCTTCCATTTTGTAAAATGCTTTCTCATGAAAGAAACTCCCTCTTAAATACAACCTTCTTTCACCTCTTATTGATATTTTTTTGAAATTTTCGGTTTAGAACCTATTCTGTAAAGCGCTTACTTTTCTCCCACTACAAGTATAGTATTGGTGGCGACTATATAGAGAAGGGTTTGCTGTTCTTTGCCATAGCGCCCATTCACTAAAATGGCTCCTGCTTTAGCGAGAGGGAGGCTTAGCTGCTATATCTAACAAAGCCACACACACCCCCTCAGATTACAAAGACGATCCTGGCgaaatctacacaaaaacaacaattataaaacacacactatGTAGCTGAAAGTCTATTCGTTTTGTTTCTTTAACAGTTTTACTCGTTATAAACGGGGATTTAGAGTATGTAACTGTTTTGTAAAGTTGTTTCCCGGTCTGCCGCTTGGCGCAATGCTGTCTGTAACAAAGGCTATGCGCCAGCCATTACAGTACACTTAACCATTCGTGTAACGACAGAAGAGTTCAAAATAAgggaaaaattgaataaaatcgaAACGTTTTAACGTAGCTAGACAGGAATAGACATATCTAGGGAGAAGAGACGAAACCAGATTTTTTAGACGCCGGCAACGCGGTTTTTGAGTTTTCATTCTGACGGTCCATGTTCAATGCTAGAGTCTGCTCTCGCGAAGAGCTTAATCGCCAGCCATTTTAATGCAATCCGCACAAACCAAGTACGGCCAGATTAAAAAATGTGCAAttcatatttctaaatatttttcTCGGGTTTTCGACGTGCGGACTATTAAAGACGAAAGAAACTAAAGAGAAACGAACAATTCCAATGAGCTAGGATTACCATGAGAAGAATTAGCCAGCAGATACAGCCCTGTTTTGAAGATCCGTCTAGTTTAACAAGAACAAGACGTACAGTGCCAGCCATATTATTACACAGCAGCACTGCGTGTGGAGAATAAAAAACAGGAAATTAGCCCTTTTACAAATGTTGTATTTACGCGAGTTCACGGCAAATTATTCCATTTAAATGTGCATTTAAGATTTTAAACTTTGGCGATAGGCAAAGTAAAAAAATTTTATCGAGCACGAAACCAAGGAACATCAGTACTGCCAGACATTTAGACACAGATACACCTCGCTCGAGAATAACCGTGTTTTTAGATAGTTTTGTCTGGAAAATTGACAAGATGACATGCAAAACTAAACATGTTATCAATTTTAAAATTTAGATACTCGAGTTGCTGTCCAAAACCTGACGcgataattaaataattactattttaaacacattttactgtacagttagcaaaaagctgaaaataatttacgaacaacatttttttttaaaaaagtaatacatATTGCTAAAGAAAGTTAATTTAGATACAAAAACCAAAAGGTcacaatttttttaaaacccaCAAAGTCAAATAATTTCCACTATAACCCGATGCTTTACGTACCTGTATTGTTTGCCTGTATGATAGCGCTGAGCCTCGCCGCACTCTTAAGCACTGTACACAGCCTCGCGCTAGCTTAATACGAGAGCGGTCTGATTGGCTGGTGGAGTCTCTGTTTAAAACAGCCCCCGCGGCTTCTCATTGGACAGCTCAGCTAATCATATTCACGAACCCACGTTTCCAATTGGCTGTTACTGAAACTTGCGTCACTCACCTTTGAAAAATCCCCGCCGAAAAGTTTTGCAACAAGACAGAAGTTTCTAGGTCTGTCGTGGCTATGTAATGGTACGTGCGGCGGGTTTGTAAAGGCAGCTTCAGATGTATGAATGAATGGGTTATACTACAGTGGTAAAGGCTGCATGTAAATACAAGGCTAACAATTAGTTACAGAACCTgtcaaaatgatttaaaaaaaaaaaatgcaatttagaaaataaaattgtATCCCCCCcatacaaaattttaaaaaacggAACATCTTAAATATCGTCGTCAAGCGATAGGATTCAATTTCAGATAAAGTCAGGTGGTCCTGATATTTGTGAGCTGGACTAAAACCCAGTTCTCAATGCTTACACTCGTGTGTtattcaaataatatttaaaagaataaacaaaaatgttcttgATAGTTAAATAAGCCATTTACAGGTGATTATTGTGAATAGAGTTACTATATTCTGAAATAACATTTCCTATATAGAACTAGAGTAATTGGAGACAACAACCTACACTAGATGCGTCCTGTACAGTTACAAGTTAtctcaaaagaaaatgtattgttgaatacttttacctgtaaaataaaaacaattgctaccggATGCAATACCTGAAGGCGTGTATGTGTAGGCTGTACAGACAGAGACAAGCCAGGTGTGTTCGAGCCAAAAGCTTCCCCCACCTGACGAATACGTTTCGTGGTAAAATCTGGTGGCTCGCCGGGGGTCTCTTTTGAGGGGGCACTGTATTAAAATCTAGTAGTGAATAGAGTGGGAACGCGATAGCCGTGCAGGTGATTGAAGAGATACATGAATACCAAACTTTTTaagtttattacagtatattgaaCAGGAAGCTGTgaggtccggtggttaaagaaaatggctttaaACCAGGGAGGACagcggttcaaatcccggctcactcactgtatgaagactttcgggtgagacttaaaTCAGTGCGTTtccatgagcataagaattccgatatttttcggaaaactaattccgatatcaaaagtcatgtaaacacagttttcggaaaatgtatcggaatgttgcgaaagtcagttttcggaaaacagcacctagaaatttccgattaaattccgaaaacgaacacaatgtatatcatgtaaacgcacttttcagAAAATTTATTCCGCTTAGGTGCTctacatgtgcaaactttgaccttcattcctgcacgtggttttagaaaacagagaaaatgataataatcTGTAATCAGGCTGCATGCAtgcatttgtctagttagggataaagtaatacatttgttaaagtctgaaTGTATTTGCTAATAGTCCATACTGAAGCAACAAATGTTTTCCATCGTTAAaatgacgtgataatttaaaataatgtctgcaaaagaaactggtcatatagaacaggatgagctgttggaaaggctgattgcacattgtggggaatctgaatagaggtataggatagtaatcttttgAATTTAAGatctgacacttcgataaagcactatattggactggtctccgttctatcacagaaatgtccggtcttcaaatcgtacttaggctactacagtagtctg encodes the following:
- the LOC117430356 gene encoding high mobility group protein B3-like, producing MAKGDPKKPKGKMSAYAYFVQTCREEHKKKSPEVPVNFSEFSKKCSVRWKTMSSTEKSKFDDLAKQDKTRYDNEMRDYQPGGKGGKRKKDPNAPKRPPSGFFLFCSEQRPKIKVTNPGLTIGDVAKKLGEMWNNLTEATKKPYVIKAGKLKEKYEKDVAEYKSKGKVDSAKPAAKAAPKKRVEEDDDDDDDEEDEEEDEEDDDEDDE